In Acidobacteriota bacterium, a genomic segment contains:
- a CDS encoding TonB-dependent receptor plug domain-containing protein — MEGQKTNRSGEGLVVALGVLTGAWVLAEDAPLLTQLPEALPKAGYLGSTEVTVRAKPVEESLESTVQGTLLSVVSEGQIEDLNAQDLASALRRIPGLTISRYNPIGSYGGADGGAIYIRGQGAGRPGGEVATLVDGVPVVVSVWTHPILDLLNTDAADSIEVYKSPEPVLFGNMAFGAVNLVPKRPAEAANGQAVLFGGSYSQFGVKAEEGIPLGRGGLYLQGSVLRSDGHRRDAGGRVARAYGRGEMELADHWQVSFQVHHTDSWAEDPGREEAPRPPVTPRYPIRNTLLLGTLENRFAWGDGYVKVYDNDGIARWLQWDSGAGHAFVTRTEYEGYGVRIRQNFTPWSGGRITLGLDDDTFGGHFQELRPYPTRPSPRRLFRNRAPYLLVSQTFGETLQVTPSLGIRANDARYFEDQTGRQFGLTAAWKGLVLHGGHSRSFSYPGVYAAIMFGPAYPDRKWTGLKAETLTHTEVGVGWDAGGAASADLTLFSDKVENALRFAPPPPFPPGFANLGAYTVKGAMGEVRLAPSPRVAVFLGACTASTGRAEIPETPKWTLSGGVTAVVGGGTRISGDAQYVGARNVLNPRFARTQEWIGAHFLVNARIARSIWEGRSGASGEIHVAGENLLNREYSFRPGYPMAGINGSVGLTLRW, encoded by the coding sequence ATGGAAGGACAAAAGACCAACCGGTCAGGCGAGGGCCTCGTCGTGGCTCTGGGGGTCCTGACGGGGGCATGGGTGCTCGCGGAGGATGCGCCGCTCCTTACCCAACTCCCTGAAGCTCTTCCAAAGGCAGGGTACCTGGGCTCCACCGAGGTGACAGTTCGCGCCAAACCCGTCGAGGAGAGCCTGGAGAGCACGGTCCAGGGCACCCTCCTCTCCGTGGTCTCGGAGGGACAGATCGAGGACCTCAACGCCCAGGACCTGGCGAGCGCCCTGCGGCGAATCCCGGGGCTCACCATCAGCCGGTACAACCCCATCGGCAGTTACGGAGGGGCAGACGGCGGAGCCATCTACATTCGCGGGCAGGGCGCGGGGCGCCCGGGCGGAGAAGTGGCCACCCTCGTGGACGGCGTTCCGGTCGTGGTCTCGGTGTGGACCCATCCCATTCTGGACCTGCTCAACACCGATGCGGCGGATTCCATAGAGGTATACAAGAGCCCGGAGCCCGTCTTGTTCGGAAACATGGCCTTTGGCGCCGTCAACCTGGTTCCCAAGCGCCCCGCCGAGGCGGCGAATGGCCAAGCGGTTCTCTTCGGAGGCTCCTATTCCCAGTTCGGCGTGAAGGCCGAAGAGGGCATCCCGCTGGGGCGGGGAGGGCTCTATCTGCAGGGAAGCGTCCTTCGAAGCGACGGCCACCGAAGGGACGCCGGGGGGCGGGTGGCCAGGGCTTACGGAAGAGGCGAGATGGAACTCGCGGACCACTGGCAGGTCTCCTTTCAAGTCCACCACACGGATTCCTGGGCCGAGGATCCAGGACGGGAGGAGGCCCCCAGGCCCCCCGTGACCCCTCGCTATCCGATCCGGAACACGCTCCTGCTCGGCACCTTGGAGAACCGCTTTGCCTGGGGAGACGGGTACGTGAAGGTCTACGACAACGACGGGATCGCCCGCTGGCTCCAGTGGGATTCGGGGGCAGGCCACGCCTTCGTGACGCGCACCGAATACGAGGGGTATGGCGTGAGGATTCGACAGAACTTCACACCCTGGTCCGGCGGGCGCATCACCCTGGGTCTGGATGACGACACCTTCGGCGGCCATTTCCAGGAACTGCGGCCGTACCCGACGCGTCCGAGCCCCCGGCGGCTCTTCCGGAACCGGGCTCCGTATCTCCTGGTGAGCCAAACCTTCGGAGAAACGCTCCAGGTCACCCCCTCGTTGGGAATCCGAGCCAACGACGCCCGCTACTTCGAAGACCAGACCGGCCGACAGTTCGGCCTCACGGCGGCCTGGAAAGGACTCGTCCTCCACGGGGGACACTCGCGCTCATTCAGCTACCCCGGCGTGTATGCCGCGATCATGTTCGGTCCCGCCTATCCGGATCGAAAGTGGACGGGCCTGAAGGCGGAAACCTTGACCCACACGGAGGTGGGAGTCGGATGGGACGCAGGAGGGGCGGCCTCGGCCGATCTGACTCTCTTTTCGGACAAGGTGGAAAACGCCCTCCGATTTGCTCCGCCCCCGCCCTTTCCGCCCGGCTTCGCCAACCTCGGAGCATACACGGTCAAGGGAGCCATGGGAGAGGTTCGGCTGGCCCCGTCGCCGCGGGTTGCCGTATTCTTGGGGGCATGCACGGCGAGCACGGGACGAGCGGAAATCCCCGAAACGCCCAAGTGGACCCTTTCGGGTGGCGTCACGGCGGTGGTGGGCGGCGGGACCCGGATCTCGGGGGACGCACAGTACGTGGGGGCCCGCAACGTGCTCAATCCGCGCTTTGCGCGCACCCAGGAATGGATCGGGGCCCATTTCCTGGTCAACGCGAGGATCGCCAGGTCCATCTGGGAGGGCCGCTCCGGCGCTTCGGGCGAAATCCACGTGGCCGGAGAAAACTTGCTCAACCGGGAGTACTCCTTCCGACCCGGCTACCCCATGGCGGGGATCAACGGCTCCGTCGGCCTGACGCTGCGCTGGTGA
- the cbiM gene encoding cobalt transporter CbiM encodes MHIPDGYLGPATALATWGIMVPVWGSALRHLRKGLEVRRIPLLSLGAAFSFLIMMFNIPIPGGTTGHAVGSVLVALLLGPWAAVISVSLALALQALLFGDGGITALGANCLTMAGIMPLAGWAAFRLTGATAPPDSRRRYLAAGFAAYAGLNAAALATAGLLGIQPLLASDASGRPLYCPYGLGVAVPVMAAEHLLLFGFVEAIVTSVALKWLDRTEPGLAPGPAVPAAPYRKLWGWLLVLLVLTPLGFLVPRWAGAAAAWGEWSPEELIVMLGYVPARLERWAAFWRAPVPDYAEEAGPLGYLLAGALGIAVLGALYVGLKTVTRVRGDRG; translated from the coding sequence ATGCACATCCCGGACGGATACTTGGGACCGGCCACGGCCCTCGCGACCTGGGGGATCATGGTGCCCGTCTGGGGATCGGCCCTGCGCCATCTTCGAAAGGGCCTGGAGGTGCGGCGAATCCCCCTCCTTTCCCTGGGCGCCGCCTTCTCGTTTCTCATCATGATGTTCAACATACCCATCCCCGGGGGAACCACCGGGCACGCCGTGGGCAGCGTGCTGGTGGCCCTCCTCCTGGGACCCTGGGCCGCCGTGATCTCCGTGTCCCTGGCCCTGGCTCTGCAGGCGCTCCTATTTGGGGACGGCGGGATCACGGCCCTGGGGGCGAACTGCTTGACCATGGCGGGCATCATGCCTCTCGCGGGTTGGGCGGCGTTTCGCCTGACGGGGGCGACGGCGCCTCCTGACTCGCGCCGTCGATACCTTGCGGCCGGCTTCGCCGCGTACGCGGGCTTGAACGCGGCGGCCCTCGCCACGGCAGGGCTCCTCGGCATCCAGCCCCTCCTGGCCAGCGACGCCTCGGGACGACCGTTGTACTGTCCATACGGGCTCGGCGTGGCCGTGCCCGTGATGGCCGCCGAACACCTTCTACTCTTCGGCTTCGTGGAGGCCATCGTAACCTCCGTGGCGCTGAAGTGGCTGGACAGGACGGAGCCCGGGTTAGCCCCCGGCCCGGCGGTCCCCGCCGCCCCCTATCGGAAGCTGTGGGGGTGGCTTCTGGTCCTGCTCGTCCTGACGCCGCTGGGCTTCCTCGTCCCCCGATGGGCAGGGGCCGCCGCGGCTTGGGGCGAGTGGTCGCCCGAGGAACTGATCGTCATGCTGGGATACGTTCCCGCCCGACTCGAACGATGGGCGGCCTTCTGGAGGGCCCCCGTGCCCGACTACGCGGAGGAGGCCGGTCCCTTGGGATATCTCCTCGCGGGAGCGCTGGGGATTGCAGTCCTTGGGGCCCTGTACGTGGGCTTGAAGACCGTCACGCGCGTGAGGGGCGACCGTGGCTGA
- a CDS encoding CbiQ family ECF transporter T component → MADRAGPASLVATVLMAILVVAFARTPFLLGVLLVVPLGGLLASGGGRGRPAALVAASALFSLIVAFPALFAWISPGQALVPPGGPTQGKTPPWAVTDTGVYLAARLAMRSTASVAWVALMGHLLPFGKILKGLAAWRVPSLLLALLSMGHRYLQVLSQCAQEMHLARLSRSLAGGDLREEQAWVGAGLGSLYRRTRRLAEEVTLAMVSRGCTAEAPQLVGVSPVEPKAFFLPAVAAGVGLFLLWLERQ, encoded by the coding sequence TTGGCCGATCGCGCGGGCCCTGCCTCGCTCGTGGCCACCGTTCTCATGGCGATCCTTGTGGTGGCCTTCGCTCGAACCCCCTTCCTGCTCGGTGTGCTTCTGGTGGTGCCGCTCGGGGGGCTTCTGGCCAGCGGCGGAGGGCGGGGCCGGCCGGCCGCGCTTGTGGCGGCCTCCGCCCTGTTCTCTTTGATCGTTGCCTTTCCTGCCCTTTTCGCATGGATTTCTCCCGGCCAGGCCCTGGTTCCACCCGGCGGTCCCACACAGGGTAAAACACCCCCCTGGGCCGTCACGGACACGGGGGTCTACCTTGCCGCACGGCTCGCGATGAGATCCACCGCGTCCGTCGCCTGGGTCGCGCTCATGGGACACCTTCTTCCCTTCGGAAAAATCCTCAAGGGCCTCGCCGCCTGGAGGGTTCCGTCCCTCCTGCTCGCCCTCCTGTCCATGGGCCACCGCTATCTTCAGGTCCTGTCCCAATGCGCCCAGGAGATGCACCTGGCCCGGCTCAGCCGCAGCCTTGCGGGTGGGGATTTGCGGGAGGAGCAGGCGTGGGTGGGCGCGGGCCTGGGCAGCCTCTACCGAAGGACGCGGCGCCTGGCGGAGGAGGTTACCCTCGCCATGGTCTCGCGGGGATGCACGGCGGAGGCCCCCCAGTTGGTCGGTGTGTCGCCGGTCGAACCGAAGGCGTTCTTCCTGCCCGCGGTCGCCGCAGGGGTGGGCCTTTTCTTGCTTTGGTTGGAGCGACAGTGA
- a CDS encoding ABC transporter ATP-binding protein, with amino-acid sequence MSDLYKPPLFEIRGVTFAYPGRPPSLEEVSFTVRKGERVALLGANGSGKTTLLLLLDGLYFPQGGRIDFEGNPIEAHSLEDGEAVRHFRRRVGLLFQNPDAQLFSPSVREELLFAPRQLGLPSEEAEERVETVLNLMEISDLRDRPPQSLSAGEKKRVALASLLTAGPSVLLLDEPTAGLDPRSQSRLLDILEQLHGAGLTLITATHELLLLPHLADRAVVLSPGHRLLAEAPADEVLSDLALLDRANLIHIHSHRHGDVLHRHPHLHWAGHHHEEP; translated from the coding sequence GTGAGCGACCTCTATAAGCCGCCGCTCTTTGAAATCCGGGGAGTGACCTTCGCCTACCCGGGGCGACCTCCGAGCCTGGAGGAGGTCTCCTTCACCGTGCGGAAGGGAGAGCGTGTGGCCCTTCTGGGCGCAAACGGGTCGGGCAAGACCACGCTCCTGCTCCTGCTCGACGGACTTTACTTTCCCCAGGGGGGCCGGATCGACTTCGAAGGGAATCCCATCGAGGCCCATTCTCTCGAAGACGGAGAGGCCGTCCGCCACTTCCGGAGGCGCGTCGGCCTCCTTTTTCAAAACCCGGATGCCCAGCTTTTCAGCCCTTCCGTGAGGGAGGAACTTTTGTTCGCCCCGAGGCAGTTGGGCCTCCCGAGCGAGGAAGCCGAGGAACGGGTGGAAACCGTATTGAATTTGATGGAAATCTCGGACTTGCGGGACCGCCCGCCCCAGAGCCTCAGCGCGGGGGAAAAGAAGCGAGTGGCTCTGGCTTCCCTGCTCACGGCGGGCCCCTCCGTGCTTCTCCTGGACGAGCCGACGGCCGGGCTTGACCCGCGAAGCCAGTCCCGCCTTCTCGATATCCTGGAACAGCTCCACGGGGCGGGCCTCACCCTGATCACGGCCACGCACGAGCTTCTCCTGCTGCCGCACCTGGCGGACCGTGCGGTGGTGTTGTCGCCGGGGCACCGGCTGCTCGCCGAGGCCCCGGCGGATGAAGTTCTGTCGGACCTCGCGCTGCTGGACCGCGCCAACTTGATTCACATTCACTCCCACCGGCATGGAGACGTGCTCCACCGCCACCCTCACCTTCACTGGGCCGGCCATCACCATGAGGAGCCATGA
- a CDS encoding DHH family phosphoesterase, producing MGIRWVAQSGMEGRRAEIALRFGLSRTAALLLAVRFPDDEGIEEYLDPSRVEWPSPLRIPHLSEAADRVVRAVRAGEKIFIHGDYDVDGLMGAAVLTGALRTLGASPDVYIPSRFEGGYGLSESSVSAALSGSASLVLTTDCGTNAREAGADLARHGVDLVVTDHHVPSPDQQPPGWIVNPHMEPDHPDRALCGTLVALQLVRRVGDLLGRPLSLEPFVRLGAIATVADVSPLTPLNRRVCREGFAALATTPNLALARMFKAAGANGRIMGHHIAFHIAPRLNAAGRIEDARLVLDLLLERDAARAAALSGRLEGLNRKRRALQAAAYDDASARVRENPEGPVLFVASGRWHRGVLGPVAARLAESFRKSAFVVSVEGGIGTGSARSWGGENVVALLERCSDLLLRYGGHGGAAGFSVEADKIPALEKRVQAEAAERSPDAPAPVAYIPILPDDVPGLWDAWEVMDPFGPLNDEPTVGIEGLYAKGCRVLNGKHLMWEAEAGGGQRLTVIAWDGLGRGLSPSSLTPSALVIGKPAPEQRPVALPFYLNLLDIC from the coding sequence GTGGGCATCCGGTGGGTGGCGCAATCCGGGATGGAGGGCCGCCGGGCCGAAATCGCCTTGCGGTTCGGTCTCTCCCGAACGGCCGCTCTCCTTCTGGCCGTGCGCTTTCCCGATGACGAAGGGATCGAGGAGTATCTGGACCCCTCCCGGGTCGAATGGCCTTCCCCCCTTCGCATTCCCCACTTGAGTGAAGCGGCGGACCGCGTGGTCCGCGCCGTCCGGGCTGGGGAGAAGATCTTCATCCACGGGGACTACGACGTGGACGGCCTCATGGGGGCCGCCGTCTTGACGGGCGCGCTTCGGACCCTGGGGGCCTCGCCCGACGTGTACATCCCCTCGCGATTCGAAGGCGGCTACGGCCTCTCTGAGTCCAGTGTGTCCGCCGCCCTCTCGGGCTCGGCATCCTTGGTCCTCACGACGGACTGCGGCACGAACGCCAGGGAGGCGGGGGCGGATCTCGCCAGGCACGGCGTGGACCTCGTGGTGACGGACCACCACGTGCCTTCCCCGGACCAGCAACCCCCGGGATGGATCGTCAATCCCCACATGGAGCCGGACCACCCGGACCGGGCCCTCTGCGGCACCCTGGTGGCCCTCCAGCTCGTGCGTCGCGTGGGGGACCTCCTGGGGCGCCCCCTGAGCCTCGAACCCTTCGTGAGACTCGGCGCCATCGCCACCGTGGCCGACGTCAGCCCCCTGACGCCCCTCAACCGCCGGGTGTGTCGGGAAGGGTTTGCGGCCCTCGCCACCACGCCCAACCTGGCCCTCGCGAGGATGTTCAAGGCCGCCGGGGCGAACGGGCGAATCATGGGCCACCACATCGCCTTTCATATCGCCCCGCGCCTCAACGCCGCGGGGCGAATCGAGGACGCACGCCTCGTGCTCGACCTTCTATTGGAGAGGGACGCGGCGCGAGCCGCGGCCCTGTCCGGACGTCTCGAGGGCCTCAACCGGAAGAGGCGGGCGCTTCAGGCCGCCGCCTACGACGACGCCTCGGCGAGGGTGCGGGAGAACCCCGAAGGGCCCGTCCTGTTCGTGGCATCGGGGCGGTGGCACCGCGGCGTGCTTGGACCCGTCGCGGCCAGGCTGGCGGAGTCCTTCCGGAAAAGCGCCTTCGTCGTGTCGGTAGAAGGGGGGATCGGAACCGGATCCGCCCGTTCGTGGGGAGGCGAAAACGTAGTGGCCCTGTTGGAACGCTGTTCGGACCTCCTTCTGCGGTACGGGGGCCACGGCGGAGCGGCCGGGTTCAGCGTGGAGGCCGACAAGATCCCCGCCCTGGAGAAGAGAGTTCAGGCCGAGGCCGCCGAGCGGTCTCCCGACGCGCCCGCGCCGGTCGCGTACATCCCGATCCTCCCCGACGACGTCCCGGGGCTCTGGGACGCGTGGGAGGTCATGGACCCCTTTGGGCCGCTGAACGACGAGCCGACGGTCGGAATCGAAGGGCTCTACGCGAAGGGATGCCGCGTGCTCAACGGGAAGCACCTCATGTGGGAAGCGGAGGCGGGTGGAGGCCAGCGGCTCACCGTGATCGCCTGGGACGGGTTGGGCCGAGGGCTGAGCCCGTCCTCCCTCACGCCCTCGGCGCTGGTCATCGGCAAGCCGGCGCCCGAGCAGCGGCCCGTGGCGCTGCCTTTTTACTTGAACCTGCTCGACATCTGCTGA
- the ppdK gene encoding pyruvate, phosphate dikinase, whose product MPKWVFFFGNGKAEGHGKQKELLGGKGAGLAEMTNLGIPVPPGFTITTEVCTYFYANGRTYPADLRAQVDEALAGVEAIMGRTFGDPSNPLLFSVRSGARASMPGMMDTVLNLGLNDATVEGLAARTGNPRFAWDSYRRFVAMYGDVVLGLKPVDKKEEDPFEVILERVKHEVGARFDTDLGADDLRRLVALFKGEIKARLGLEFPEDPREQLWGAIGAVFGSWMNDRAIAYRKLYDIPGDWGTAVNVQTMVFGNLGETSGTGVGFTRDPALGENRMYGEFLMNAQGEDVVAGIRTPRPIAELEQVLPQAFNQLVGIRNTIERHFRDMQDFEFTIEEGRLWMLQTRTGKRHPFAAARMAVDMEAEGLISEKEAVLRPEADGIAAFLSPIFDAGAKLQAVREKRVVAKGLPAGPGGASGRVVFNAVDAEVWARRGEKVLLVRKFTSPEDIRGMNAAQGILTAMGGMTSHAALVARQMGKVCIVGCGALDIDYAKGEMRVGENVVREGDWLSIDGFTAEVILGQLPTRPSEVLQVISGELRPEESRNFQQFDRLMAWADKYRRLEVWTNADTPGQAATAVKLGAQGIGLCRTEHMFFEGDRIHYVRRMILSESKEDRQKALAHLFPMQKEDFAGIFRAMNGRPVTVRLLDPPLHEFLPSREALKPEVFAQKVKAVADELGVSPEEIEDRIEGLHENNPMLGHRGCRLGVTYPEIYEMQIRAILEAACEVAKEGLPVRPEVMIPIVATAEEMRIFEAMTRRIAKEVFKRAGAKVHYLVGTMIELPRACVAAGAIAKHAEFFSFGTNDLTQTACGISRDDVRGFLGQYVEQEIYPVDPFQRIDREGVGELMKIAVKGGRRSRRKLQIGICGEHGGEPNSVEFCHAIGLNYVSCSPFRVPVARLAAAQAALKD is encoded by the coding sequence ATGCCGAAATGGGTCTTTTTCTTCGGAAACGGGAAGGCGGAGGGGCACGGGAAACAGAAGGAACTTCTTGGTGGAAAGGGCGCCGGGCTGGCGGAGATGACGAATCTGGGCATCCCCGTCCCGCCGGGGTTCACCATCACCACCGAGGTGTGCACCTATTTCTACGCCAACGGCCGCACCTATCCGGCCGACCTTCGAGCGCAAGTGGACGAGGCCCTCGCCGGCGTCGAGGCCATCATGGGACGGACCTTCGGGGACCCCTCCAACCCGCTCCTGTTCTCGGTCCGATCCGGTGCCCGAGCCAGCATGCCGGGCATGATGGACACGGTCCTCAACCTGGGTCTCAACGACGCAACCGTGGAAGGCCTGGCGGCCCGGACGGGCAACCCCCGCTTCGCCTGGGATTCCTATCGCCGCTTCGTCGCCATGTACGGGGACGTGGTCCTGGGCCTCAAGCCGGTGGACAAGAAGGAAGAGGACCCCTTCGAGGTGATCCTCGAACGGGTCAAACACGAGGTCGGCGCGCGGTTCGACACGGACCTCGGGGCGGATGACCTGCGGCGCCTCGTGGCCCTATTCAAGGGCGAGATCAAGGCTCGGCTCGGCCTTGAGTTCCCGGAGGATCCGCGGGAACAGCTGTGGGGCGCCATCGGGGCGGTTTTCGGCTCGTGGATGAATGACCGGGCCATCGCGTACCGGAAGCTGTATGACATCCCCGGTGATTGGGGCACGGCCGTCAACGTCCAGACCATGGTCTTCGGCAACCTAGGGGAGACCTCCGGAACGGGCGTGGGCTTTACGCGGGACCCGGCCCTGGGGGAGAACCGGATGTACGGCGAGTTCCTCATGAACGCCCAGGGCGAGGACGTGGTGGCGGGCATCCGCACGCCCAGGCCCATCGCGGAGCTCGAGCAGGTTCTCCCCCAGGCGTTCAACCAGCTCGTGGGCATCCGGAACACCATCGAAAGGCACTTCCGGGACATGCAGGACTTTGAGTTCACGATCGAGGAGGGGCGGCTCTGGATGCTCCAGACCCGCACGGGAAAGCGCCACCCGTTCGCGGCGGCTCGGATGGCGGTGGACATGGAGGCCGAGGGCCTCATCTCGGAAAAGGAGGCCGTGCTCCGGCCCGAGGCGGACGGCATCGCCGCCTTCCTGTCGCCCATTTTCGACGCCGGCGCGAAGCTCCAGGCCGTCCGGGAGAAGCGGGTTGTGGCCAAGGGGCTCCCGGCGGGTCCTGGCGGAGCGTCGGGAAGGGTCGTATTCAACGCCGTGGACGCCGAAGTGTGGGCCCGGCGGGGCGAGAAGGTCCTCCTGGTGAGGAAGTTCACGAGCCCCGAGGACATCCGGGGCATGAACGCCGCCCAGGGGATTCTGACGGCCATGGGCGGCATGACCTCCCACGCGGCCCTGGTGGCCCGTCAGATGGGAAAGGTGTGCATCGTAGGCTGCGGAGCCCTCGACATCGACTACGCCAAAGGGGAGATGCGGGTGGGGGAGAACGTGGTCCGCGAGGGGGATTGGCTCTCCATCGACGGGTTCACGGCGGAGGTGATCCTGGGCCAGCTCCCCACGCGCCCCAGCGAGGTGTTGCAGGTCATTTCCGGCGAACTGAGGCCCGAGGAGAGCCGCAACTTTCAGCAATTCGACCGGCTCATGGCCTGGGCGGACAAGTACCGGCGCCTCGAGGTCTGGACCAACGCCGACACGCCCGGACAGGCCGCCACGGCCGTCAAGCTGGGGGCGCAGGGTATCGGATTGTGCCGCACGGAACACATGTTCTTCGAAGGGGACCGGATTCATTACGTTCGAAGGATGATCCTCTCCGAATCCAAGGAGGACCGCCAGAAGGCCCTGGCTCACCTCTTTCCCATGCAGAAGGAGGACTTCGCCGGCATTTTCCGGGCCATGAACGGCCGGCCGGTCACGGTCCGTCTTTTGGATCCTCCTCTTCATGAATTTCTTCCGTCTCGCGAGGCGTTAAAGCCGGAAGTCTTCGCCCAAAAGGTGAAGGCTGTCGCCGACGAATTGGGCGTCTCCCCCGAGGAGATCGAGGACCGAATCGAAGGCCTGCACGAGAACAATCCCATGCTGGGCCACCGCGGCTGCCGGCTGGGCGTGACCTATCCGGAAATCTACGAGATGCAGATCCGGGCCATCCTCGAGGCCGCCTGCGAGGTGGCCAAGGAGGGCCTTCCCGTCCGGCCCGAGGTCATGATCCCCATCGTGGCCACCGCCGAGGAAATGAGAATCTTCGAGGCCATGACGCGGCGGATCGCCAAGGAGGTCTTCAAGAGGGCGGGCGCCAAAGTGCACTACCTCGTCGGAACCATGATCGAGTTGCCCCGCGCGTGCGTGGCGGCCGGCGCCATCGCCAAACACGCCGAGTTCTTCTCCTTCGGCACCAACGACCTCACGCAGACGGCCTGCGGGATCTCCCGGGACGACGTCCGCGGATTCCTTGGCCAATATGTGGAGCAGGAGATTTACCCGGTGGACCCCTTCCAGCGCATCGATCGGGAGGGGGTGGGCGAACTCATGAAGATCGCCGTAAAGGGCGGGCGGCGGAGCCGTCGCAAGCTGCAGATCGGCATCTGCGGCGAGCACGGGGGAGAACCGAACTCCGTCGAGTTTTGCCACGCCATCGGCCTCAATTACGTTTCCTGCTCCCCCTTCCGAGTGCCCGTGGCGCGCCTTGCGGCCGCCCAGGCGGCGCTCAAGGACTAG
- a CDS encoding aldehyde dehydrogenase family protein, translating into MNDQNPSATPCVNPATGEVFARSPLHSLEDLRAAMEAARQAQPGWAALPPKERARRVLPIRDRLVSRADELARVLARDNGKTLTDALATEILPAAISVTYYARMAPRFLRPRRTGTATWLLANKRSVVQRVPWGVVGIISPWNYPFGIPFHEVVMALLAGNAVLLKTASETQAVGVALAEVIGAADLPKGLFSFLNLPGRVAGPAFLETGVDKLFFTGSVPVGKALMAKAAETLTPLSLELGGNDPMLVCEDADVDRAAAGAVWAGMQNAGQSCGGVERIYVHEKVYSAFLQALKARVEALRVGPGEGFENDMGAMTTAKQLETVREHVRDALAKGAVLHAQSSAPEGGPGLFHPAVVLAEVNHDMVTMREETFGPVVGVMKVKDMEEAVALANDSNLGLTASVWSRNRKRAKTLASRLHAGAVTINDHLMSHGLPETPWGGFKQSSLGRTHGQIGFDEMTQPRVVVDDLLGFAARDLWWHPHGREVYEGLKGLVLGLYARSFGTRLGGWLKALRILPRMFRRSG; encoded by the coding sequence ATGAACGACCAGAACCCAAGCGCCACGCCGTGCGTGAATCCAGCCACCGGTGAGGTCTTCGCGCGGTCTCCGTTGCACTCCCTGGAGGACCTCCGGGCCGCCATGGAGGCGGCGCGGCAGGCCCAGCCCGGATGGGCGGCGCTCCCTCCGAAGGAACGGGCCCGGCGCGTCCTTCCCATCCGGGACCGCCTCGTTTCTCGTGCCGACGAACTGGCCCGGGTCTTGGCGCGCGACAACGGCAAGACCCTGACCGATGCCCTCGCCACCGAGATCCTGCCCGCCGCCATCTCGGTGACCTACTACGCGCGGATGGCGCCTCGTTTTCTGCGCCCCCGGAGGACGGGGACGGCCACCTGGCTTCTTGCCAACAAGCGTTCGGTCGTCCAGAGGGTCCCGTGGGGGGTGGTGGGGATCATTTCGCCGTGGAACTATCCCTTCGGCATTCCCTTCCACGAGGTCGTCATGGCTCTCCTGGCGGGGAACGCCGTCCTGTTGAAAACGGCGTCCGAGACCCAGGCGGTGGGCGTGGCTCTGGCGGAGGTCATCGGCGCGGCGGACCTTCCGAAGGGCCTCTTCTCCTTCCTCAACCTGCCCGGTCGAGTGGCGGGTCCAGCCTTCCTGGAGACGGGCGTGGACAAGCTGTTCTTCACCGGCAGCGTCCCCGTGGGGAAGGCCCTCATGGCCAAGGCCGCCGAAACCCTGACGCCCTTGTCCCTGGAATTGGGCGGGAACGACCCCATGCTCGTCTGCGAGGACGCGGATGTGGACCGGGCCGCCGCCGGCGCCGTCTGGGCGGGGATGCAGAACGCCGGGCAGTCCTGCGGCGGCGTGGAGCGGATCTACGTCCACGAGAAGGTGTACTCGGCCTTTCTCCAGGCCCTCAAGGCGCGGGTGGAAGCGCTCCGGGTGGGTCCCGGGGAAGGCTTCGAGAACGACATGGGCGCCATGACGACGGCCAAGCAGCTGGAGACCGTCCGGGAGCACGTTCGGGACGCCCTGGCCAAAGGCGCCGTTCTGCACGCCCAATCCTCCGCCCCCGAAGGCGGCCCCGGCCTTTTCCATCCCGCCGTGGTCCTCGCCGAGGTCAACCACGACATGGTCACCATGCGGGAGGAGACCTTCGGTCCCGTGGTGGGGGTCATGAAGGTGAAGGACATGGAGGAGGCCGTGGCCCTGGCCAACGATTCGAACCTCGGCCTCACGGCCTCCGTCTGGAGCCGCAACCGGAAGAGGGCCAAGACCCTCGCGTCCCGCCTTCACGCAGGCGCCGTCACGATCAACGACCACCTCATGAGCCACGGCCTGCCCGAAACGCCCTGGGGCGGATTCAAGCAGTCGAGCCTGGGCCGGACCCACGGCCAAATCGGCTTCGACGAGATGACCCAGCCCCGCGTCGTCGTGGACGACCTCCTCGGCTTCGCCGCTCGGGACCTCTGGTGGCACCCCCATGGCCGGGAGGTCTACGAAGGCCTCAAGGGGCTGGTGTTGGGCCTCTACGCCCGATCCTTCGGCACGCGCCTCGGCGGGTGGCTCAAGGCCCTTCGGATCCTTCCCCGCATGTTCCGCCGAAGCGGCTGA